The following proteins are co-located in the Macrobrachium rosenbergii isolate ZJJX-2024 chromosome 28, ASM4041242v1, whole genome shotgun sequence genome:
- the LOC136854208 gene encoding organic cation transporter protein-like, whose translation MGCETAMENRDSISIGDGSPIYCQSRDFNVSHYSLTLVAEWDLVCERRALYSTTQSASQIGILCGALSWGYLMDRFGRRPIILICVVASILTALGAAASPTLSIYVLLKILISFFNVGHGTGSFITVMEICSPSQRSSVGSVGGVPWSLGYMIVPGIAYLIRPWRWLQVAYSIPMFYLISYYWFMPESPRWLISNGRYDQAVEIFSQAAKTNGRSFPPAEAMVTSLKKMSSVVEAKPKQKLSRAIIDNLKYFLVLVLKKEFRITILISYFCWCAVSMVYYGVSLNSGNLSTDPYMYVFLGGLVEIPSHFITWFLVARIGRRLALMLCYSVCGITICIVAILLVTQDSVSSGVLMFLSLTGKIAITAAFIIVYIYTAELFPTRYRSLAVGESSMMARVGSITSPYINDLLGVVITWGPSALFAAMSAAAAALCVFLPETRDSITEEKAAPARTAEEGPADTRPQTKQDKTNEAFEAD comes from the exons ATGGGCTGCGAGACCGCCATGGAAAACCGGGATTCGATCTCCATCGGGGACGGAAGCCCCATTTACTGTCAGTCTCGAGACTTCAACGTCAGCCATTACAGCCTGACGCTCGTCGCCGAG TGGGATCTGGTGTGTGAGAGACGCGCTTTGTATTCAACAACTCAATCTGCATCCCAAATTGGAATCCTGTGTGGAGCTCTGTCTTGGGGGTATTTGATGGACAG GTTTGGTCGTAGACCCATCATCCTTATCTGCGTGGTGGCGAGTATCCTCACCGCATTGGGAGCTGCCGCCTCTCCCACGCTTTCCATCTATgttttgctgaaaattttaatatCCTTCTTCAACGTCGGCCATGGTACAGGTTCCTTCATAACTG TCATGGAAATTTGCTCTCCCAGTCAACGTTCGTCGGTGGGCAGCGTCGGAGGTGTTCCTTGGTCACTGGGGTATATGATTGTTCCGGGTATCGCATACCTCATCAGACCTTGGAGATGGCTGCAGGTGGCGTACTCCATCCCGATGTTTTATCTGATATCTTATTACTG gTTCATGCCTGAGTCACCACGCTGGTTGATATCTAATGGTCGTTATGATCAAGCCGTTGAAATATTTTCCCAAGCTGCCAAAACAAATGGACGCTCTTTCCCCCCGGCGGAGGCCATGGTCACATCTTTGAAGAAAATGTCCTCGGTG GTTGAGGCCAAGCCAAAACAAAAACTCTCCCGCGCCATCATCGACAATCTGAAATATTTCCTGGTACTGGTGCTGAAGAAAGAATTCAGGATCACCATACTCATCAGCTACTTCTGCTGGTGCGCTGTGTCTATGGTGTATTACGGAGTTTCACTAAACTCAGGAAACTTGAG TACTGATCCTTACATGTACGTGTTCTTGGGAGGTCTGGTCGAAATACCTTCTCACTTCATAACGTGGTTCTTAGTGGCACGGATTGGAAGGAGACTTGCTCTGATGCTCTGTTACTCTGTCTGCGGAATCACCATCTGCATTGTGGCCATCCTCTTGGTAACACAAGACTCGG TGTCTTCGGGAGTGCTGATGTTCCTGTCATTGACTGGGAAGATAGCCATCACAGCGGCTTTCATCATTGTCTACATCTACACGGCTGAGCTCTTCCCGACCCGGTACCGCTCCTTGGCGGTCGGAGAATCCAGCATGATGGCTCGAGTGGGAAGCATCACCTCGCCTTACATCAATGATCTGCTG GGCGTCGTCATTACCTGGGGTCCCTCGGCCCTTTTTGCAGCCATGTCAGCGGCAGCTGCGGCTTTGTGCGTGTTCCTGCCCGAAACAAGAGACTCCATCACGGAAGAGAAGGCGGCGCCTGCAAGAACCGCAGAAGAAGGTCCCGCAGATACGAGACCGCAAACGAAGCAGGACAAAACGAACGAGGCCTTTGAGGCTGACTGA
- the LOC136854207 gene encoding organic cation transporter protein-like, producing the protein MGETQPSESNSEKGKEEKKSALQDLIYVSKNGKPEDFKLDEDGGVAGISSFEDVLEMIDTTGRWNLTTLIVCCMASIVLPSQTITYQFLGSTPEHWCHVEELTAANWTQQQILDFAIPRSSNDTNEKNCKFFNYDYAKAVEMGYETAMENRDSISIGDGSPIYCQSRDFNVSHYSLTLVAEWDLVCERRALYSTTQSASQIGILFGALSCGYLMDRFGRRPIILVCVVASILTALGAAASPTLSIYVLLKILISFFNFGHATGSFIYVMEICSPSQRSSVGSVGGVPWSLGYMIVPAIAYLIRPWRWLQVAYSIPMFYLISYYWFMPESPRWLISNGRYDQAVEIFSQAAKTNGRSFPPAEAMVTSLKKMSSVVEAKPKQKLSRAIIDNLKHFLVLVLKKEFRITILISYFCWCAVSMVYYGVSLNSGNLSTDPYMYVFLGGLAEIPSYFITWFLVARIGRRLALMLCYSVCGITICIVAILLVAQDSVSSGLLMFLSLTGKTAITAAFIIVYIYTAELFPTRYRSLAVGESSMMARVGSITSPYINDLLGVVITWGPSALFAAMSAAAAALCVFLPETRDSITEEKAAPARTAEEGPADTRPQTKQDKTNEAFEAD; encoded by the exons ATGGGAGAGACTCAGCCTTCAGAGAGTAATAGCGAAAAgggaaaagaggagaagaagagtgCTCTTCAAGATTTGATCTACGTaagcaaaaatggaaaaccaGAAGACTTCAAGCTGGACGAGGATGGCGGCGTTGCTGGAATCTCGTCCTTTGAGGATGTCCTGGAAATGATTGACACCACAGGTCGATGGAACTTGACTACGTTAATCGTCTGTTGCATGG CTTCAATCGTACTGCCCTCTCAGACCATCACCTACCAGTTCCTGGGCAGCACTCCAGAACACTGGTGCCACGTCGAGGAACTCACAGCAGCTAACTGGACACAGCAACAGATCCTCGACTTCGCCATTCCTCGTTCCAG CAATGATACCAACGAGAAAAACTGCAAATTCTTCAATTACGATTATGCCAAAGCGGTGGAGATGGGTTACGAGACCGCCATGGAAAACCGGGATTCGATCTCCATCGGGGACGGAAGCCCCATTTACTGTCAGTCTCGAGACTTCAACGTCAGCCATTACAGCCTGACGCTTGTCGCTGAG TGGGATCTGGTGTGTGAGAGACGCGCTTTGTATTCAACAACTCAATCTGCATCCCAAATTGGAATCCTTTTTGGTGCTCTGTCTTGTGGGTATTTGATGGACAG GTTTGGTCGTAGACCCATCATCCTTGTCTGCGTGGTGGCGAGTATCCTCACCGCATTGGGAGCTGCCGCCTCTCCCACGCTTTCCATCTACgttttgctgaaaattttaatatCCTTCTTCAACTTCGGCCATGCTACAGGTTCCTTCATATATG TCATGGAAATTTGCTCTCCCAGTCAACGTTCGTCGGTGGGCAGCGTCGGAGGTGTTCCTTGGTCACTGGGGTATATGATTGTTCCGGCTATCGCATACCTCATCAGACCTTGGAGATGGCTGCAGGTGGCCTACTCCATCCCgatgttttatttgatatcttatTACTG gTTCATGCCTGAGTCACCACGCTGGTTGATATCTAATGGTCGTTATGATCAAGCCGTTGAAATATTTTCCCAAGCTGCCAAAACAAATGGACGCTCTTTCCCCCCGGCGGAGGCCATGGTCACATCCTTGAAGAAAATGTCCTCGGTG GTTGAGGCCAAGCCAAAACAAAAACTCTCCCGCGCCATCATCGACAATCTGAAACATTTCCTGGTACTGGTGCTGAAGAAAGAATTCAGGATCACCATACTCATCAGCTACTTCTGCTGGTGCGCTGTGTCTATGGTGTATTACGGAGTTTCACTAAACTCAGGAAACTTGAG TACTGATCCTTACATGTACGTGTTCTTGGGAGGTCTGGCCGAAATACCTTCTTACTTCATAACGTGGTTCTTAGTGGCACGGATTGGAAGGAGACTTGCTCTGATGCTCTGTTACTCTGTCTGCGGAATCACCATCTGCATTGTGGCCATCCTCTTGGTAGCACAAGACTCGG TGTCTTCGGGACTGCTGATGTTCCTGTCATTGACTGGGAAGACAGCCATCACAGCGGCTTTCATCATCGTCTACATCTACACGGCTGAGCTCTTCCCGACCCGGTACCGCTCCTTGGCGGTCGGAGAGTCCAGCATGATGGCTCGAGTGGGAAGCATCACCTCGCCTTACATCAATGATCTGCTG GGCGTCGTCATTACCTGGGGTCCCTCGGCCCTTTTTGCAGCCATGTCAGCGGCAGCTGCTGCTTTGTGCGTGTTCCTGCCCGAAACAAGAGACTCCATCACGGAAGAGAAGGCGGCGCCTGCAAGAACCGCAGAAGAAGGTCCCGCAGATACGAGACCGCAAACGAAGCAGGACAAAACGAACGAGGCCTTTGAGGCTGACTGA